Proteins encoded by one window of Misgurnus anguillicaudatus chromosome 4, ASM2758022v2, whole genome shotgun sequence:
- the LOC129421312 gene encoding galanin receptor 2a: MSTSSIYSTFGSLFPNNFSLRENLHNNWTFNDLTPFSIDFLFAGHEPDTIVLIVMYMISFLTGLVGNILALLVLTRRRNRLSGASATRRLLINLALCDMMVVCVCMPVNLGHQVYNAWVFGDFLCRAVPFVQAASVSASVLSLAVISLNRYYSVHSPLHARSFFTGRKMTCMISMVWIVSSALCLPLVFMNVTKTLSILEGMHAVTVCVENWSKVKLRQGYNFLLFCSLYALPVVFNLVICFLTGWKLSRSDTTSAPAQSNALALTRSVSRTKTRRRITKMVCALVLLFTFSWLPLYVVDIWIDSSISSFPAENDDAGHRWILRGRPFAQWLGLTNSSINPLCYCFVGNLYRSAKKIRRSYREKISSILSLTDRSSSSVSTSVSKVQQHNSSSTRVQTSEDVHCKK, encoded by the coding sequence ATGAGCACTTCCAGCATTTACAGCACATTTGGATCCCTTTTCCCCAACAACTTTTCTCTGCGTGAAAACCTCCATAACAACTGGACCTTTAATGACCTGACGCCTTTCTCCATCGACTTTCTTTTTGCTGGACATGAACCGGACACCAtagttttaattgtaatgtacATGATCTCTTTCCTAACCGGACTGGTGGGAAATATTCTGGCTCTGTTGGTGCTGACGCGCAGGAGAAATCGCTTATCGGGAGCTTCAGCCACCAGGAGACTGCTGATCAATCTGGCGTTGTGTGACATGATGGTGGTGTGTGTCTGTATGCCAGTGAATTTAGGACATCAGGTGTATAACGCTTGGGTGTTTGGAGACTTTCTGTGCCGGGCCGTGCCGTTCGTTCAGGCTGCGTCCGTCTCCGCCAGTGTATTGAGTCTGGCTGTGATCAGTCTGAACAGATATTACAGTGTCCACAGTCCACTGCACGCCAGGTCTTTCTTTACAGGCAGGAAAATGACATGCATGATATCTATGGTGTGGATTGTGTCCTCCGCACTGTGTTTGCCGTTGGTTTTCATGAACGTAACCAAAACGCTTTCCATACTGGAAGGCATGCACGCGGTGACCGTGTGCGTGGAGAACTGGTCCAAAGTCAAACTGCGCCAAGGTTATAACTTTTTACTATTTTGCTCGTTGTACGCATTGCCTGTGGTTTTTAACCTTGTCATCTGTTTCCTGACCGGTTGGAAATTAAGCAGAAGTGACACAACATCAGCACCAGCACAGTCCAACGCGCTCGCGCTCACGCGTTCGGTATCGCGCACGAAGACGCGCAGGAGAATCACCAAGATGGTTTGTGCGCTTGTTCTCCTTTTTACGTTTTCCTGGCTGCCACTTTATGTTGTAGACATCTGGATCGACTCCAGCATATCCAGTTTTCCCGCTGAAAACGACGATGCTGGTCATCGTTGGATTCTTCGGGGCAGACCGTTTGCGCAATGGCTTGGTCTCACCAACTCATCCATCAATCCTCTCTGTTACTGCTTTGTCGGAAACTTGTACAGATCCGCCAAAAAGATCAGAAGGAGCTACAGAGAGAAGATTTCGTCTATTTTAAGCCTCACAGATAGGTCTTCATCTTCAGTTAGCACATCTGTCTCTAAAGTACAGCAACACAACTCTTCATCGACTCGTGTTCAGACATCAGAagatgtacactgcaaaaaatga